In a single window of the Chondrocystis sp. NIES-4102 genome:
- a CDS encoding aminotransferase class IV: MYWYDGSLVNSNQLQLSINEPGFIYGANVFSTMRIYENSLQHPLTAWQAHCDRLNESIQVFKWQQPNWTRLRQGAELLTAYFPILRLVIFPDGKEWITGRNLPPDLKQRQTRGITAWIATERIYRRSLAEYKTGNYLAAYLARNQALKHNAQEAILIDHQGNWLETSTGNLWGWKNHCWYTPSLDLGILPGIARSHFFSYLNNQQFQVQENIWTPNFSEHLEAIFYTNCVVGIIPIKMIINGDHQQIYPVKTVNWQDLFNKFF, encoded by the coding sequence ATGTATTGGTATGATGGCTCTCTAGTTAATTCTAATCAACTGCAATTAAGTATCAATGAACCTGGGTTTATTTATGGAGCAAATGTGTTTAGCACCATGCGGATCTACGAAAATTCTTTGCAACATCCTTTAACCGCTTGGCAAGCACACTGCGATCGCTTAAATGAAAGTATTCAAGTATTTAAATGGCAACAACCTAATTGGACAAGACTTAGGCAAGGGGCAGAATTATTAACTGCTTATTTTCCTATACTAAGATTAGTAATTTTTCCCGACGGTAAAGAATGGATTACAGGACGTAATTTACCACCAGATTTAAAACAACGTCAAACCAGAGGTATAACGGCTTGGATAGCAACAGAGAGAATATATAGGCGTAGTTTGGCAGAATATAAAACTGGTAATTATTTAGCTGCATATCTAGCTCGTAACCAAGCACTCAAGCATAATGCCCAAGAAGCGATCTTAATTGATCATCAAGGTAATTGGCTAGAAACTAGTACGGGTAACTTATGGGGATGGAAAAACCATTGTTGGTACACTCCTAGTTTAGATCTCGGAATTTTACCAGGTATAGCGCGATCGCATTTTTTTAGTTATTTAAATAATCAGCAATTTCAGGTTCAAGAAAATATTTGGACTCCTAACTTTAGCGAACATTTAGAAGCTATATTTTATACTAACTGTGTTGTTGGCATAATTCCTATTAAGATGATTATTAATGGTGATCATCAACAAATTTACCCTGTAAAAACTGTTAATTGGCAAGATTTATTTAATAAATTCTTCTAA
- a CDS encoding carbonic anhydrase: MKKLIRGLDKFRQNYVTTHQELLEQLSHGQKPRVLFITCSDSRVDPNLITDTDIGELFVIRNAGNIIPPYGAANGGEGGTIEYAINALGIEQVVICGHSNCGAMKGLLKLNKLQEDMPLVYDWLKHAEATRRLVLENYSDYDDKDLTEILVAENVLIQIENLKTYPVVRSKLHQKKIKIYAWIYNIETGTVLAYDARTHTYIPPEGQLFDDDDSDDTVRPFVACGNSEFLIPIKKELEALLKLTPQTPSAAETATRSLVTLFDKARRLGMNNIELQNYHSLFSESVQLWAEKMYSRS; the protein is encoded by the coding sequence GTGAAAAAGTTAATTCGCGGTCTAGATAAGTTTAGACAAAACTACGTTACTACCCATCAAGAGCTTTTAGAACAGTTGTCTCATGGTCAAAAACCTAGAGTATTATTTATCACCTGTTCTGATTCTAGAGTTGATCCTAATTTAATTACTGATACTGACATTGGAGAATTATTCGTCATTCGCAACGCTGGTAACATTATTCCTCCCTATGGAGCAGCTAACGGTGGCGAAGGTGGCACAATTGAGTATGCTATCAATGCCTTGGGCATAGAACAGGTAGTTATCTGTGGACATTCTAACTGTGGGGCGATGAAAGGCTTGCTCAAGCTCAATAAGCTACAGGAAGATATGCCTTTAGTTTATGATTGGCTAAAACACGCTGAAGCAACTCGCCGTCTAGTGCTGGAAAATTATTCAGACTACGATGATAAAGATTTAACTGAGATTTTGGTTGCTGAGAATGTCTTGATTCAAATTGAAAATCTCAAAACCTATCCCGTAGTAAGATCTAAGCTGCATCAGAAAAAAATTAAAATTTATGCTTGGATTTATAATATCGAAACAGGAACGGTTTTAGCTTATGACGCTCGCACTCATACATATATTCCTCCTGAAGGTCAACTATTTGACGATGATGATTCAGATGATACAGTTCGTCCTTTTGTAGCTTGTGGTAATAGTGAATTTTTAATTCCCATAAAAAAAGAATTGGAAGCTTTACTCAAACTCACCCCCCAAACCCCAAGTGCAGCAGAAACAGCAACGCGATCGCTAGTAACTTTATTTGATAAGGCTCGACGCTTAGGAATGAATAATATTGAATTGCAAAACTATCATTCTCTATTTTCAGAATCTGTACAGCTTTGGGCAGAAAAAATGTATTCTCGCAGTTAA
- the hisA gene encoding phosphoribosylformimino-5-aminoimidazole carboxamide ribotide isomerase — MTMEVIPAIDLLDGKCVRLYQGDYAQAAIFNDNPVEVALGWEAEGATRLHVVDLDGAKSGVAVNLTVIEAIAKALKIPVQVGGGLRDRSSVARLLNTGVQRAILGTIAVENPELVTQLCAEFPNQIVVGIDARNGKVATRGWLETSEVMATDLAKIMATQGVAAIIYTDIQRDGTLAGPNIESLRELAESVTIPVIASGGVSSLTDLFNLLSLESIGVTGAIVGRAIYTGDLSLTEAIRAVGDGRWQDVPHGNTGTYFA, encoded by the coding sequence ATGACTATGGAAGTTATCCCTGCAATTGATTTACTCGATGGCAAATGTGTACGTTTATATCAAGGTGATTATGCTCAAGCTGCAATATTTAACGATAATCCCGTTGAAGTAGCTCTTGGGTGGGAGGCAGAGGGCGCAACCAGATTACACGTAGTCGATTTAGACGGCGCAAAGTCAGGAGTCGCAGTAAATTTAACGGTAATAGAAGCGATCGCCAAAGCTCTTAAGATACCTGTTCAAGTTGGTGGAGGTTTACGCGATCGATCAAGTGTAGCTAGATTATTAAATACAGGTGTACAAAGGGCTATTTTGGGGACAATTGCCGTGGAAAACCCAGAATTAGTTACTCAATTATGTGCTGAATTTCCTAATCAGATTGTAGTGGGAATTGACGCTCGCAATGGGAAAGTTGCTACTAGAGGTTGGTTAGAAACTTCTGAGGTTATGGCTACTGATCTGGCAAAGATCATGGCAACTCAAGGTGTAGCAGCAATTATTTATACCGATATCCAACGCGACGGTACTCTAGCTGGGCCGAATATTGAATCATTGCGAGAATTAGCTGAATCTGTCACTATTCCCGTCATTGCTTCTGGAGGAGTGAGTTCTTTAACTGATTTATTTAATTTATTGAGCTTAGAATCTATCGGGGTAACAGGAGCAATTGTTGGACGAGCAATTTATACAGGTGATCTTAGTCTGACTGAAGCAATTAGAGCAGTTGGTGATGGACGTTGGCAAGATGTTCCTCACGGTAACACTGGAACTTACTTTGCTTAA
- a CDS encoding salt-induced periplasmic protein, translating to MLASNIERRFWEAGISTLVASLVMGIDTQKVMSAEKVIVNYGVISQSVELEELKTFAETGEASGGINFLLKASNQNPYAIRWILTQQFPANNTLIYDLLNTAPGEYVLSQTSQVVNSKSERANVKALRGAIVASTSDDNLVSLLELLENYPTKEVYINSKVLAKANRNLSQFIQQINRYIKIPFDLLKN from the coding sequence ATGCTAGCTAGCAATATTGAAAGAAGGTTTTGGGAAGCAGGAATTTCCACATTAGTTGCTAGTTTAGTTATGGGTATAGATACTCAGAAAGTAATGAGTGCTGAGAAAGTGATTGTCAACTATGGTGTGATTAGTCAGTCGGTTGAGCTTGAAGAATTAAAGACTTTTGCCGAGACAGGAGAAGCATCTGGGGGTATAAACTTTCTTTTAAAGGCAAGTAACCAAAATCCCTATGCAATTCGCTGGATATTAACACAACAGTTTCCTGCTAATAATACTCTGATCTACGACTTATTAAATACTGCGCCAGGAGAATATGTTTTATCTCAAACCAGTCAGGTAGTAAACTCTAAATCTGAGCGAGCTAATGTTAAAGCCTTAAGAGGAGCGATCGTTGCGTCTACGAGTGATGATAATCTAGTTTCGCTGCTGGAGTTGTTAGAAAATTATCCAACTAAAGAAGTTTACATAAATAGCAAAGTTCTAGCCAAAGCTAACCGCAACTTAAGTCAATTCATTCAACAGATCAATCGCTATATCAAGATACCGTTTGATTTACTAAAAAATTAA
- a CDS encoding hemerythrin hhE cation-binding domain-containing protein, whose product MADMTNLETKLADLRLIQNVLIECAQKLMSQTQDETIRERLEKMIASDRENLSSIDKVIGDVGSTAQPRDITQKHAEKIGEMMDGSELTVYDKFFQFEMLKHQQSMTGLIIHKVAQSLDDKLQDAVEPLNKVNFENRAHQEVLKGVLYFVGTREIAGIEPDMGLWASVEQAVAALKGAVSSIAS is encoded by the coding sequence ATGGCTGATATGACAAACCTAGAGACAAAACTTGCCGATCTAAGGCTGATACAAAACGTTTTGATAGAATGCGCTCAAAAACTCATGAGCCAAACTCAAGATGAGACAATTCGCGAGCGACTAGAAAAAATGATAGCAAGCGATCGCGAAAACCTAAGCTCAATCGACAAAGTTATTGGAGATGTTGGTAGCACTGCTCAACCCCGCGATATTACCCAAAAGCACGCTGAAAAAATTGGGGAAATGATGGATGGTTCAGAGCTTACAGTTTATGATAAGTTCTTTCAGTTTGAGATGCTTAAGCATCAACAGAGCATGACTGGCTTAATAATCCATAAAGTTGCTCAATCTTTAGATGATAAACTTCAAGATGCGGTAGAGCCTCTTAATAAGGTTAACTTTGAAAATCGCGCTCATCAAGAAGTTCTAAAAGGCGTACTTTACTTTGTTGGTACAAGAGAAATTGCTGGCATAGAACCCGATATGGGGCTTTGGGCTAGTGTTGAACAAGCTGTTGCAGCCCTTAAAGGTGCAGTAAGTAGTATCGCTAGTTAA
- a CDS encoding magnesium chelatase subunit H, producing the protein MFTQVKSTVRHVKPDAVNGRDLLRVVYVVLEPQYQSTLTEAARSINSNNPNLAVELSGYLIEELRDEENYNNFKNDVAQANIFIASLIFVEDLAQKVVEAVTPYRDNLDAAVVFPSMPEVMRLNKLGSFSMAQLGQSKSAIAQFMRKRKEKSGSSFQDAMLKLLRTLPKVLKYLPVEKAQDARNFMLSFQYWLGGNADNLENFLLMLSDKYVYKDKQQNNLKYAEPIVYPDMGIWHPLAPKMFEDVEEYLTWFNNRLDINDDLKDPLAPCVGLVLQRTHLVTQDNAHYVAMVQELECMGARVIPVFAGGLDFSKPVDAYFWQENQNQAIVDVVVSLTGFALVGGPARQDHPKAIESLKRLNRPYMVALPLVFQTTEEWEESELGLHPVQVALQIAIPELDGAIEPIIASGRDGATGKSIALQDRVEAIARRAMKWGNLRKKPKLQKKVAITVFSFPPDKGNVGTAAYLNVFGSIYEAMKGLRDNGYDVQNLPDSAEALMQEVIHDAQAQYASPELNIAHRMSVEQYERLTPYSVKLEENWGPPPGHLNSDGQNLLIYGKEFGNIFIGVQPTFGYEGDPMRLLFSRSASPHHGFAAYYTYLEHIWQADAVLHFGTHGSLEFMPGKQMGMSGDCYPDSLIGSIPNIYYYAANNPSEATIAKRRSYASTISYLTPPAENAGLYKGLKELGELIGSYQSLKDSGRGIQIVDTVMDQARIVNLDKDITFPDYSAKDMTQEERDTIIGLVYKKLMEIESRLLPCGLHIIGKPPTASEAIATLVNIANLDREEEEIISLPRIIANSIGRDIDEIYANNDRGILADVQLFQDITQATRAAVTALVQAQIDSEGRVSMVSKLNFFNIGKKAPWIQALHEHGYKNIDTDALKPLVEYLEFCLEQICADNELGGLLQALEGEYVLPGPGGDPIRNPNVLPTGKNIHALDPQSIPTLAAVKSAKIVVDRLIDRQKLDNGGRYPESIACVLWGTDNIKTYGESLAQIMWMIGVRPVPDALGRVNKLELIPLEELGRPRIDVVVNCSGVFRDLFINQMNLLDRGVKMAAEADEPIEMNFVRKHALEQAEEMGINVRQAATRIFSNASGSYSSNINLAVENSSWEEEKELQDMYLNRKSFAFNSDNPGVMDESRGLFESSLKRADVTFQNLDSSEISLTDVSHYFDSDPTKIVSSLRDDGKKPTAYIADTTTANAQVRTLSETVRLDARTKLLNPKWYEGMLSNGYEGVRELSKRLVNTMGWSATADAVDNWVYEDVNTTFIDDPEMCKRLMDLNPNSFRKIVGTLLEVNGRGYWETSEENLDRLRELYQEVEDKIEGID; encoded by the coding sequence ATGTTCACCCAGGTCAAGTCCACCGTTCGTCACGTTAAGCCAGATGCCGTTAACGGACGCGATCTACTCAGGGTGGTCTATGTCGTCCTAGAGCCTCAGTATCAAAGTACCCTGACTGAAGCAGCTAGATCGATTAATAGTAATAATCCCAATTTAGCCGTAGAACTGAGTGGTTATTTAATTGAAGAGTTACGAGACGAAGAAAATTATAATAATTTTAAAAATGATGTAGCCCAGGCAAACATTTTTATTGCTTCTTTAATATTTGTCGAAGACTTAGCCCAAAAGGTAGTCGAGGCAGTTACACCCTATAGAGATAATCTGGATGCTGCGGTGGTGTTTCCGTCAATGCCAGAGGTGATGCGTCTCAATAAGCTTGGTAGCTTCTCGATGGCTCAACTAGGGCAATCAAAGAGTGCGATCGCTCAGTTCATGCGTAAGCGTAAGGAAAAGTCTGGCAGTTCTTTTCAAGATGCCATGCTTAAGTTGTTGCGGACATTACCAAAAGTATTAAAATATCTACCTGTAGAAAAAGCTCAGGATGCCCGTAACTTTATGCTGAGTTTTCAGTATTGGTTGGGTGGCAATGCAGATAACTTAGAGAATTTTTTGTTAATGCTATCTGATAAATATGTTTATAAAGATAAGCAGCAAAACAATCTAAAATACGCTGAACCAATTGTTTATCCTGATATGGGTATTTGGCATCCTCTAGCCCCTAAAATGTTTGAGGATGTAGAGGAATACTTGACTTGGTTTAATAACCGTCTTGATATTAATGATGATTTAAAAGATCCCTTAGCTCCTTGTGTTGGGTTAGTATTACAACGCACTCATTTAGTTACTCAAGATAACGCCCATTATGTGGCAATGGTGCAGGAACTAGAATGTATGGGGGCAAGAGTAATTCCTGTATTTGCTGGTGGTCTAGATTTTTCCAAACCAGTAGATGCTTATTTTTGGCAAGAAAATCAAAATCAGGCAATAGTAGATGTAGTTGTCTCCTTAACTGGTTTTGCCTTAGTAGGTGGCCCAGCTAGACAAGATCATCCCAAAGCGATCGAGTCTTTAAAACGTTTAAATCGTCCCTATATGGTAGCGTTGCCTTTAGTATTCCAAACTACTGAAGAATGGGAAGAAAGCGAATTAGGATTACACCCTGTTCAAGTAGCATTGCAGATTGCTATTCCTGAATTAGATGGTGCAATTGAACCTATTATTGCTTCTGGAAGAGATGGAGCAACAGGAAAATCGATCGCCCTGCAAGATCGAGTAGAAGCGATCGCTAGAAGAGCCATGAAATGGGGTAATTTACGTAAAAAACCCAAACTACAGAAAAAAGTAGCAATTACAGTCTTTAGTTTTCCCCCCGATAAAGGTAACGTTGGAACTGCTGCCTATTTGAATGTTTTTGGTTCAATTTATGAGGCAATGAAGGGGTTAAGAGATAATGGGTATGATGTGCAAAACTTGCCAGATTCTGCGGAAGCCTTGATGCAGGAAGTGATTCATGATGCCCAAGCACAATATGCCTCACCTGAACTTAATATTGCTCATCGGATGTCGGTGGAACAGTATGAGAGATTAACGCCTTATTCTGTCAAACTAGAAGAAAATTGGGGCCCACCTCCAGGACATCTAAACAGTGATGGTCAGAATTTATTGATCTACGGTAAGGAATTTGGCAACATCTTTATTGGGGTGCAACCTACCTTTGGTTACGAAGGAGATCCAATGCGCCTATTGTTCTCTCGCTCTGCTTCTCCTCATCATGGTTTTGCAGCTTACTACACTTATTTAGAGCATATCTGGCAAGCGGATGCAGTATTGCACTTTGGTACTCATGGATCACTGGAGTTTATGCCAGGGAAACAAATGGGTATGTCGGGTGATTGTTATCCAGATAGCTTAATTGGGTCTATTCCTAACATTTATTACTATGCAGCCAATAACCCCTCAGAAGCAACTATTGCTAAACGACGTAGTTATGCTTCAACTATTTCTTACCTAACCCCTCCTGCTGAAAATGCTGGACTATATAAAGGTTTAAAAGAATTGGGTGAGTTGATTGGTTCTTATCAAAGCTTAAAAGATAGTGGTAGAGGGATACAAATCGTCGATACCGTTATGGATCAAGCACGGATCGTTAATTTGGATAAAGATATAACTTTCCCCGACTATTCTGCTAAGGATATGACCCAGGAAGAACGGGATACCATTATCGGCTTAGTCTACAAAAAGCTGATGGAAATTGAATCACGTCTACTTCCTTGTGGATTACATATTATTGGTAAACCCCCAACCGCCTCAGAAGCGATCGCCACTTTAGTTAATATTGCTAATTTAGATCGTGAGGAGGAAGAAATTATTTCCTTACCTCGGATTATTGCTAATAGTATCGGTAGAGATATCGATGAAATTTATGCCAATAACGATCGCGGAATTTTAGCAGATGTACAATTATTCCAAGATATTACCCAAGCAACTCGTGCTGCTGTTACCGCTTTAGTTCAAGCTCAAATAGACTCTGAAGGTAGAGTTTCGATGGTGTCTAAGCTTAATTTCTTTAATATTGGCAAAAAAGCACCTTGGATTCAAGCCTTACATGAACATGGGTATAAAAACATTGACACTGACGCGCTCAAACCTTTAGTTGAATATCTAGAGTTTTGTTTAGAACAAATCTGCGCTGATAACGAACTGGGTGGTTTACTCCAGGCTTTAGAAGGAGAATATGTACTACCAGGCCCAGGTGGTGATCCTATCCGTAACCCCAATGTCTTACCTACAGGTAAAAATATTCATGCTTTAGATCCTCAGTCTATCCCTACTTTAGCTGCGGTTAAATCGGCAAAAATCGTTGTAGATCGCTTGATTGACCGTCAAAAGTTAGACAATGGTGGTAGATATCCTGAAAGTATTGCTTGTGTTCTTTGGGGAACAGATAACATTAAGACCTATGGTGAATCTTTAGCACAAATTATGTGGATGATTGGGGTTCGTCCTGTCCCCGATGCTTTAGGTCGTGTTAATAAATTAGAATTGATTCCTCTAGAAGAACTGGGTCGCCCTCGTATTGATGTGGTGGTAAACTGTTCTGGGGTTTTCCGTGACTTGTTTATTAATCAAATGAACCTCTTAGATCGAGGGGTTAAAATGGCAGCAGAAGCGGATGAACCTATAGAAATGAACTTTGTGCGTAAACACGCCTTAGAACAAGCAGAGGAAATGGGTATTAATGTGCGTCAAGCAGCGACTCGTATTTTTTCTAATGCTTCTGGTTCATATTCTTCTAACATCAACCTCGCAGTGGAAAATAGTAGTTGGGAGGAGGAAAAGGAATTACAGGATATGTACCTCAACCGCAAATCCTTTGCTTTTAACTCCGATAACCCTGGGGTAATGGATGAAAGTCGCGGTTTGTTTGAGTCTTCTTTAAAGAGAGCGGATGTAACTTTCCAAAATCTAGACTCTTCTGAGATTTCGTTAACAGATGTATCTCATTACTTTGATTCCGATCCTACTAAGATCGTATCTAGTTTAAGAGATGATGGGAAAAAACCCACTGCTTATATTGCTGATACAACTACTGCTAATGCTCAAGTTCGTACGTTATCGGAAACAGTGCGTTTAGATGCTCGTACTAAACTACTTAACCCTAAATGGTATGAAGGAATGTTGAGTAACGGTTATGAAGGTGTGCGAGAACTTTCTAAGCGTTTGGTTAATACTATGGGTTGGTCAGCTACTGCTGATGCTGTGGATAATTGGGTATATGAGGATGTTAATACCACCTTTATTGATGACCCCGAAATGTGCAAACGTTTGATGGATCTTAACCCTAATTCCTTCCGTAAAATTGTTGGTACTTTACTTGAAGTTAACGGGCGTGGTTATTGGGAAACTAGTGAAGAAAATCTCGATCGCCTGCGTGAATTGTATCAAGAAGTGGAAGATAAGATTGAGGGTATTGATTAG
- a CDS encoding histidine kinase — MKRLLLLIYHHQNRHLLAQSLKDKYRILSPTIDGDFVIEGEELLHQSFDLCFVDLGTIRQLRKQLLARRQLEIPAFLPFILLTTLQDIGFSTDHLESLIDDIIYTPIQKIELQTKLRVLLRSRSYSLQLQATQTELNLALVKEKELNKLKSRFLSIVSHEFRNPLNGIYGMTQILQTYGDKLDPEKKENVLAGLQRNVKKMTELLDDVLIITQKDLGKVAFNPQQLQLETFCRGLIGEIQIIFNNKQKINFIYQSEQETFNLDSKLLDHILSNLLSNACKYSPQNSIIDFEISNTNAEITFIIRDRGIGIPPQDLPNLFNSFYRASNSEGFPGTGLGLAIVKEYVELHQGTISVESELNVGTIFKLTIPILMLCA; from the coding sequence ATGAAACGTCTTCTTTTATTAATATATCATCACCAAAATCGTCATTTATTAGCTCAAAGCTTAAAGGATAAATATCGAATTTTATCACCCACCATAGACGGTGATTTTGTCATAGAAGGCGAGGAATTATTACATCAAAGTTTTGATCTGTGCTTTGTAGATCTAGGAACAATTCGTCAACTAAGAAAACAATTATTAGCCAGAAGGCAATTAGAAATACCTGCTTTTTTGCCTTTTATTCTCTTAACTACTCTCCAAGATATAGGCTTTTCCACAGATCATTTAGAATCTTTAATTGATGATATTATTTATACTCCGATTCAAAAAATAGAATTACAAACAAAGTTAAGGGTATTATTGCGATCGCGTTCTTATTCTCTACAATTACAAGCAACGCAAACGGAATTAAATCTAGCTTTAGTTAAAGAAAAAGAATTAAATAAACTTAAATCTCGCTTTCTCTCAATAGTTTCCCATGAGTTTCGTAATCCCCTCAATGGAATTTATGGCATGACCCAAATATTACAAACCTATGGCGATAAATTAGACCCAGAAAAGAAAGAAAATGTTTTAGCAGGTTTACAGCGTAATGTTAAAAAGATGACCGAGCTTTTAGATGATGTTTTAATTATTACTCAAAAAGATCTCGGAAAAGTTGCATTTAATCCTCAACAATTGCAACTAGAAACTTTCTGTCGTGGTTTAATTGGCGAGATTCAAATAATATTTAATAATAAGCAAAAAATCAACTTTATTTATCAAAGCGAACAAGAAACTTTTAATTTAGATAGCAAGTTGTTAGACCATATTTTGAGCAATTTACTATCTAATGCTTGTAAATATTCTCCCCAAAATAGTATTATTGACTTTGAAATATCCAATACAAATGCAGAAATAACATTTATAATTCGCGATCGCGGTATTGGTATTCCACCCCAAGATCTACCTAATTTATTCAATTCTTTTTATCGAGCGAGTAATTCCGAAGGATTTCCAGGAACTGGTTTAGGATTAGCAATTGTAAAGGAATATGTAGAATTACATCAAGGTACAATTTCAGTCGAAAGTGAGTTAAACGTAGGTACTATATTTAAGTTAACTATTCCTATTTTAATGTTGTGCGCTTAA
- a CDS encoding KaiC protein yields the protein MNLNRISTGITGLDEILSGGLIKNQTYLIKGQPGSGKTTLGFHFLNAGISQGETTLFITFCELEARIRRNAQQININLDQVEFLDLSTTADFFTQDQSYDVFSAAEVEKAPVIQNIINAIARLEPQRIFLDTITQFRFLSADYFQFRKQIQSFIRFLLEKEITLLFTSEASQRYPDDDLEFMSDGVIQLDIETERRSIQINKIRGSNFVGGKHDLELSEQGIQVFPRLVPEIYQRQFKSEIISSGIPEIDELLHGGIERGTTTIISGPSGVGKSTFGIQFMKEAAGKGERSVLYAFEEGMETLLQRCQAINIPAQIMIERGTLSVVLVEPLKYTPNRFFYLVRREVEENNAKIIMIDSTSGYQLSMQGEDLIRHLHSLCQYLKNMGVTVILVNEVHTIAGDNFSVTENGLSYLGDNLVFLRYLELNGQLSKAIGVLKKRVSDFERTLREFSITKYGIKVGDPLDKLRGILNGVPEWIDQK from the coding sequence ATGAATTTAAATCGTATTTCTACTGGGATTACAGGGTTAGACGAAATCTTATCAGGAGGTCTAATAAAAAATCAAACATATCTTATTAAAGGTCAACCTGGTAGTGGAAAAACAACTCTGGGGTTTCATTTTCTTAATGCTGGTATATCTCAAGGCGAAACTACATTATTTATCACTTTTTGCGAATTAGAAGCTAGAATTCGTCGCAACGCTCAACAAATTAATATTAATCTAGACCAAGTAGAATTTCTCGATCTTAGTACTACCGCCGATTTTTTTACTCAAGATCAAAGCTATGATGTTTTTTCGGCTGCTGAAGTAGAGAAAGCCCCTGTTATTCAGAATATCATTAATGCGATCGCTCGTTTAGAACCTCAACGTATTTTTTTAGATACCATAACCCAATTTCGCTTTTTATCCGCCGATTATTTTCAATTTCGCAAACAAATACAATCCTTTATACGTTTTTTGCTAGAAAAAGAAATAACACTTCTATTTACTTCTGAAGCTAGCCAACGTTATCCCGATGATGATCTAGAGTTTATGAGTGACGGAGTAATACAATTAGATATAGAAACAGAAAGACGTTCTATTCAAATCAATAAAATTCGAGGTTCTAATTTTGTCGGTGGTAAACATGATTTAGAATTAAGTGAGCAGGGTATACAAGTTTTTCCTCGTTTAGTTCCCGAAATATATCAGCGTCAGTTTAAATCTGAAATAATCTCATCTGGTATTCCCGAAATAGACGAATTATTACATGGTGGGATCGAACGGGGAACAACGACAATTATTAGTGGACCGAGTGGAGTAGGAAAATCTACTTTTGGTATCCAGTTTATGAAAGAAGCTGCGGGGAAAGGCGAGAGATCTGTACTGTATGCTTTTGAGGAAGGAATGGAAACTTTATTACAACGTTGTCAAGCAATTAATATTCCTGCTCAGATTATGATTGAGCGTGGTACTCTATCTGTAGTGCTAGTTGAACCGTTAAAATATACACCCAATCGCTTTTTTTATTTAGTGCGTAGGGAAGTAGAAGAAAACAACGCCAAAATTATTATGATTGATAGTACGTCAGGTTATCAACTATCAATGCAGGGTGAAGATTTAATCCGTCACCTACACTCTTTATGTCAATATTTAAAAAACATGGGAGTAACAGTTATTTTAGTTAACGAAGTTCATACAATAGCTGGCGATAATTTTAGCGTTACGGAAAATGGACTGTCTTATCTAGGTGATAATTTAGTTTTCTTGCGTTATTTAGAATTAAATGGTCAATTATCTAAAGCGATCGGTGTCCTGAAGAAAAGAGTATCAGATTTTGAACGTACATTACGGGAGTTTAGTATTACTAAATATGGTATTAAAGTAGGTGACCCATTAGATAAATTACGAGGAATTCTTAATGGTGTACCAGAGTGGATTGATCAAAAGTAA